Proteins encoded by one window of Halosolutus amylolyticus:
- a CDS encoding beta-propeller domain-containing protein, which yields MRDRTTLIAVALAALLVGSAIGVGLTGVFDDTSADAAGDDRSGSPLEEPSAATLSTFESDEAFADYFDDDRSGLVRPVGPTVARAGGDDVAVEEDMDAANGADEADSGGDAGGGTGGEPRHSETNVQEAALDEPDVLKTDGESVYYSDVRYTPRWDETSIVDVSDPADPESIGSIPLSGTLLLANDTLVVLGHDQVAGYDVSDPADPEEQWRKDLEARIDTARLYDGDLYLVLVDRPGSDPCPIEPFGDRAIECTDVVRPDAPADADVVYTAMRVDPETGDVDSEESVIGSQSHSATYVSEEAIYLSYTRSTSEYDLLRSYLLSENGSEVVDETVRDRVRTLDGLDISERAKSVELREILDGWYSGMDDTDRRESQRAFDEGLAAYVADNQRDLTRTGIVRIDIDGDLTADGNGEVPGYPLNQFSLDEHDDHVRIATTIPRSHGVDSENDVYVLDSDLETVGSVTGLGVDERVYSVRFEGDEGYVVTFREIDPFYTLDLSDPTDPIVEGELKLPGFSEYLHPLEEDLVLGVGQEDRQPKLSLFDVSDRDDPIERDSVILDDERYSDVSRTHTAFLQDEAHGVFFVPGSEHSYVFGYEGGDLDEVARVDVGGHGTRAMYVDDYLYIFGGDEAVVLDQTTWEEETRIDL from the coding sequence ATGCGTGATCGAACCACACTGATCGCGGTCGCCCTCGCGGCGTTGCTCGTCGGGTCGGCGATCGGCGTCGGCCTCACGGGCGTGTTCGACGACACGAGCGCCGACGCGGCCGGGGACGATCGGTCGGGATCGCCGCTCGAGGAGCCGTCCGCGGCGACCCTGTCGACCTTCGAATCCGACGAGGCGTTCGCCGACTACTTCGACGACGATCGATCGGGACTCGTCCGGCCGGTCGGACCGACCGTCGCTCGAGCAGGCGGTGACGACGTCGCGGTCGAGGAGGATATGGACGCCGCGAACGGAGCGGACGAGGCGGATTCCGGCGGCGACGCTGGCGGCGGAACCGGCGGCGAACCGCGCCACTCCGAGACGAACGTCCAGGAGGCCGCGCTCGACGAACCGGACGTACTGAAGACCGACGGCGAGTCGGTCTACTATTCCGACGTTCGCTACACCCCGCGGTGGGACGAGACGAGTATCGTCGACGTGAGCGACCCCGCGGACCCCGAGTCGATCGGCTCGATCCCGCTCTCGGGGACGCTGTTGCTCGCGAACGACACGCTCGTCGTGCTCGGCCACGACCAGGTCGCCGGCTACGACGTGAGCGACCCTGCCGACCCCGAAGAGCAGTGGCGCAAGGACCTCGAGGCCCGGATCGACACCGCCCGCCTCTACGACGGCGACCTCTATCTCGTCCTCGTCGATCGACCCGGGAGCGATCCCTGTCCGATCGAGCCGTTCGGGGACCGCGCGATCGAGTGCACCGACGTCGTCCGTCCCGACGCGCCGGCCGACGCGGACGTCGTCTACACCGCCATGCGCGTCGATCCCGAGACGGGGGACGTCGACAGCGAGGAGAGCGTGATCGGCTCGCAGTCTCACTCTGCGACCTACGTCTCCGAGGAGGCGATCTACCTCTCGTACACGCGATCGACCTCGGAGTACGACCTGCTGCGATCGTACCTTCTGAGCGAGAACGGCAGCGAGGTGGTCGACGAGACCGTCCGCGATCGGGTGCGGACGCTCGACGGCCTCGACATCTCCGAGCGAGCGAAGTCGGTCGAACTCCGCGAGATCCTCGACGGCTGGTACAGTGGGATGGACGACACGGACCGCAGGGAATCTCAGCGGGCGTTCGACGAGGGCCTGGCGGCGTACGTCGCGGACAACCAGCGGGACCTCACCCGGACCGGGATCGTCAGGATCGACATCGACGGCGACCTGACCGCCGACGGGAACGGCGAGGTGCCCGGCTACCCGCTGAACCAGTTCTCGCTGGACGAACACGACGACCACGTCCGCATCGCGACGACGATCCCCCGGAGCCACGGCGTCGACTCCGAAAACGACGTCTACGTCCTCGATTCGGACCTCGAGACGGTCGGCTCGGTGACGGGACTCGGCGTCGACGAGCGGGTCTACTCCGTGCGCTTCGAGGGCGACGAGGGCTACGTCGTCACCTTCCGCGAGATCGACCCGTTCTACACGCTCGACCTCTCGGACCCGACCGATCCGATCGTCGAGGGCGAACTCAAACTGCCGGGCTTCTCCGAGTACCTCCACCCGCTAGAGGAGGACCTCGTGCTCGGCGTCGGACAGGAGGATCGACAGCCAAAGCTCTCGCTGTTCGACGTGAGCGATCGCGACGACCCGATCGAGCGCGACTCGGTGATCCTCGACGACGAGCGCTACAGCGACGTCAGCCGGACCCACACCGCCTTCCTGCAGGACGAGGCCCACGGCGTGTTCTTCGTCCCGGGGAGCGAGCACAGCTACGTGTTCGGCTACGAGGGCGGCGACCTCGACGAGGTCGCCCGCGTTGACGTCGGCGGCCACGGTACGCGCGCGATGTACGTCGACGACTACCTCTACATCTTCGGCGGGGACGAAGCGGTCGTCCTCGACCAGACCACCTGGGAGGAGGAGACCCGGATCGACCTGTAG
- a CDS encoding DUF7529 family protein: MSDENRAPTTAPEWDELVADASAIADEYRENGWDAVVLDPEAVDPVADDDRAGMHVTVSPDEYDLVESLVESDGGGFESANVYYLPADGADRRFAIAVERDETTETAVIVPLTYSISAARSVLERALYEEELLVHVRPDSAAEWIVFSHEDPSLFVEESDVRA; this comes from the coding sequence ATGAGCGACGAGAACCGCGCACCGACGACTGCGCCGGAGTGGGACGAACTGGTGGCGGACGCGTCGGCGATCGCCGACGAGTACCGGGAGAACGGCTGGGACGCCGTCGTCCTCGACCCCGAGGCCGTCGATCCCGTCGCGGACGACGACCGGGCCGGGATGCACGTCACGGTGTCGCCGGACGAGTACGATCTCGTCGAGTCCCTCGTCGAGAGCGACGGCGGCGGCTTCGAGTCGGCGAACGTGTACTACCTCCCGGCCGACGGTGCCGATCGGCGATTCGCGATCGCGGTCGAGCGCGACGAGACGACCGAGACCGCGGTCATCGTCCCGCTGACGTACTCGATCTCGGCGGCGCGGTCGGTCCTCGAGCGGGCGCTGTACGAGGAGGAACTGCTGGTCCACGTCCGGCCGGACTCGGCCGCGGAGTGGATCGTCTTCTCCCACGAGGATCCGTCGCTGTTCGTCGAGGAGTCGGACGTTCGCGCCTAG
- a CDS encoding thiolase family protein — MSQTPVVVEAVRTPQGKEDGVFADVRSEDLSVPLIDEILAETGLTGEDVDDLMWGCAQQRGEQGNNMARVIALLSELGEDVPATTINRWCASSMQSVISASDAIAAGNRDAIIAGGVESMSRVPMGENTPNVHPKMAELYNMGELQMGMTAEKVAEEYGVSREEQDEYAARSQQRAAEATEEGRFDDEIVPIETEDGTVTEDEGIRPGTTAEKLAELPTVFKSDGTVTPGNASQISDGASALLVTSEAFAEEHDLEIMAEIGKNNVAGVDPTVMGIGPVPATRGLLERNGRDIDEYDLVELNEAFASQSIYSRDELGIDPEIFNVNGGAIAIGHPLGASGARLPVTLINELQKRGGGLGLATLCVGFGQGAAIEFDVN, encoded by the coding sequence ATGTCACAGACACCTGTCGTTGTCGAGGCAGTGCGAACCCCACAGGGGAAAGAAGACGGCGTCTTCGCTGACGTTCGGAGCGAGGACCTGTCGGTGCCGCTGATCGACGAGATCCTCGCCGAGACCGGACTCACCGGCGAGGACGTCGACGACCTGATGTGGGGCTGTGCCCAGCAGCGCGGCGAACAGGGCAACAACATGGCCCGCGTCATCGCCCTCCTCTCGGAACTCGGCGAGGACGTCCCCGCGACGACGATCAACCGCTGGTGTGCCTCCTCCATGCAGTCGGTCATCTCCGCCTCCGACGCGATCGCCGCGGGCAACCGTGACGCGATCATCGCGGGCGGCGTCGAGTCGATGAGTCGCGTCCCGATGGGCGAGAACACCCCGAACGTCCACCCCAAGATGGCCGAACTCTACAACATGGGCGAACTCCAGATGGGGATGACCGCCGAGAAGGTCGCCGAGGAGTACGGCGTCAGCCGCGAGGAGCAGGACGAGTACGCCGCCCGGAGCCAGCAACGCGCCGCCGAGGCGACCGAGGAGGGTCGCTTCGACGACGAGATCGTCCCGATCGAGACCGAGGACGGCACCGTCACCGAGGACGAGGGCATTCGCCCGGGCACCACCGCCGAGAAGCTCGCCGAACTGCCGACCGTCTTCAAGTCCGACGGCACGGTCACGCCCGGTAACGCCTCGCAGATCTCCGACGGGGCCTCCGCCCTGCTCGTCACGAGCGAGGCGTTCGCCGAGGAACACGACCTCGAGATCATGGCCGAAATCGGCAAGAACAACGTCGCCGGCGTCGACCCGACCGTCATGGGAATCGGGCCGGTGCCCGCCACGCGTGGCCTGCTCGAGCGCAACGGCCGCGACATCGACGAGTACGATCTCGTCGAACTCAACGAGGCGTTCGCCAGCCAGTCGATCTACTCCCGCGACGAACTCGGCATCGACCCCGAGATCTTCAACGTCAACGGCGGCGCGATCGCGATCGGCCACCCGCTCGGTGCCTCCGGCGCTCGCCTGCCGGTGACGCTGATCAACGAACTCCAGAAGCGCGGCGGCGGCCTCGGCCTCGCGACGCTCTGTGTCGGCTTCGGGCAAGGTGCGGCGATCGAGTTCGACGTCAACTAG
- a CDS encoding aldehyde ferredoxin oxidoreductase C-terminal domain-containing protein, producing the protein MKHVRGPLCSIDVGDRTGSTEPIDDVLETYVGGRGLGTKLAHDRIPFDADPLGPDNRLYFATGPLQHSTMSFTGRMSATGVSPLTDGLLSSNAGGFLSRNFTGTGYSAVEVTGASDDLVIVHVTDEGIEFEAVPDLEEATVPETCEYIETEHGLGSEHTVVVGPAGENEVRFASIMTSEERAFGRGGLGAALGAKNVKAITFDGDSTRGVEIPPLQTDVHREAAQADHPMKESGTTSVTEYANMVEALPTRYFSELSFEGAADIGGDAVAEKKYEKGTCSACAFACKLPTRDEETGLETEGPEYETVMSFGSNAGVDDVVDVMKSNKLCDDLGLDTISAGDVVAAYLESEDEFGNADLIHETVEKIAYREGIGDRLAEGIDRIHDDLGVENWSVKGMEFSAHDGRTLNGQGLAFATSNRGADHMYAEFYPYEYPLVDAEKAFDKAGLDGKPPKIVELENINAIKDSAVLCKFSRDFVDEDRLTTLLDADYEDLLELGGRVVSLERHFNNQRGFDERDDRLPYELPDFESALQEYYDERGWNEDGTVPESAVESDTAAPADD; encoded by the coding sequence ATGAAACACGTACGGGGACCGCTGTGTTCGATCGACGTCGGCGACCGAACCGGTTCGACGGAACCGATCGACGACGTCCTCGAGACGTACGTCGGCGGCCGGGGGCTGGGGACGAAACTGGCCCACGATCGGATCCCGTTCGACGCCGATCCGCTGGGACCGGACAACCGGCTCTACTTCGCGACGGGGCCGCTCCAGCACTCGACGATGAGTTTCACGGGCCGGATGTCGGCGACGGGCGTCTCGCCGCTCACTGACGGATTGCTCTCCTCGAACGCTGGTGGCTTCCTCTCGCGGAACTTCACGGGAACGGGGTACAGCGCCGTCGAGGTGACTGGCGCGAGCGACGACCTCGTGATCGTCCACGTCACCGACGAGGGAATCGAGTTCGAGGCGGTCCCGGACCTCGAGGAGGCGACCGTCCCGGAGACCTGCGAGTACATCGAGACGGAGCACGGGCTGGGCTCCGAACACACCGTCGTCGTCGGTCCCGCGGGCGAGAACGAGGTCCGCTTCGCCTCGATCATGACCTCCGAGGAGCGGGCGTTCGGCCGGGGCGGACTCGGCGCGGCCCTGGGCGCGAAGAACGTCAAGGCGATCACCTTCGACGGCGACTCGACCCGCGGGGTCGAGATTCCGCCGCTCCAGACCGACGTCCACCGGGAGGCGGCCCAGGCCGACCATCCGATGAAAGAGTCGGGGACGACCTCCGTCACCGAGTACGCCAACATGGTCGAGGCGCTGCCGACGCGGTACTTCTCCGAACTCTCCTTCGAGGGAGCCGCCGACATCGGCGGCGACGCGGTCGCCGAGAAGAAGTACGAGAAGGGGACCTGCTCGGCGTGTGCGTTCGCGTGCAAGCTTCCCACCCGGGACGAGGAGACCGGCCTCGAAACCGAGGGGCCCGAGTACGAGACGGTCATGTCGTTCGGGTCGAACGCGGGCGTGGACGACGTCGTCGACGTCATGAAGTCGAACAAACTGTGTGACGACCTCGGCCTCGACACGATTTCGGCGGGCGACGTCGTCGCGGCGTACCTCGAGAGCGAGGACGAGTTCGGCAACGCCGACCTGATCCACGAGACGGTGGAGAAGATCGCCTACCGCGAGGGGATCGGCGATCGACTCGCGGAGGGGATCGATCGGATTCACGACGACCTCGGCGTCGAGAACTGGTCCGTGAAGGGCATGGAGTTTTCCGCCCACGACGGGCGCACCCTGAACGGACAGGGACTGGCCTTCGCGACCTCGAACCGCGGGGCCGACCACATGTACGCCGAGTTCTACCCCTACGAGTACCCGCTGGTCGACGCCGAGAAGGCCTTCGACAAGGCGGGACTCGACGGCAAGCCGCCGAAGATCGTCGAACTCGAGAATATCAACGCGATCAAGGACAGCGCCGTCCTCTGCAAGTTCTCGCGGGACTTCGTGGACGAGGACCGCCTGACGACGCTGCTCGACGCCGACTACGAGGACCTGCTCGAACTCGGCGGTCGCGTCGTCTCGCTCGAACGCCACTTCAACAACCAGCGCGGCTTCGACGAGCGCGACGATCGGCTCCCGTACGAGTTACCCGACTTCGAGTCCGCCCTGCAGGAGTACTACGACGAACGCGGCTGGAACGAGGACGGGACCGTCCCCGAGAGCGCGGTCGAGAGCGACACCGCGGCACCGGCCGACGACTGA
- a CDS encoding DUF5806 family protein has product MDGDEHLDRPTDDRPTGTDRDGADQDGDGDDRDGDADDPEPDSIDGRPDATDRATTDQAGTSPAPDENGDAAANGGATEAASADDEAGTMPGVPDPDPEESDVPEDVRKYARFKKMDGAQYDRVNEFLRDRTYVTAREWAIARLCSDFRTETGVEMTKIGENLPELVPFMTDTYTPQAVNQARSSFEEKVRKAGATFLYGAMCDFFTAEELDDVMYESTEVAKFLLEVEGVDLSVEEELEAEERISSVMREVREASEELREQETE; this is encoded by the coding sequence ATGGACGGAGACGAGCACCTCGATCGGCCGACCGACGACCGACCCACGGGGACCGATCGGGACGGAGCGGACCAGGACGGCGACGGAGACGATCGGGATGGAGACGCCGACGATCCGGAACCCGACTCGATCGACGGACGACCGGATGCGACGGATCGGGCAACGACGGATCAGGCCGGGACGTCTCCTGCCCCGGACGAGAACGGAGACGCGGCCGCGAACGGCGGCGCGACGGAAGCCGCGTCGGCCGACGACGAAGCGGGAACGATGCCCGGCGTCCCGGATCCCGACCCCGAGGAGTCGGACGTCCCCGAGGACGTCCGGAAGTACGCCCGGTTCAAAAAGATGGACGGGGCCCAGTACGATCGGGTCAACGAGTTCCTGCGCGATCGGACCTACGTCACTGCCCGCGAGTGGGCGATCGCGCGCCTCTGTTCGGACTTTCGCACCGAAACCGGCGTCGAGATGACCAAGATCGGCGAGAACCTGCCGGAACTCGTGCCGTTCATGACGGACACCTACACGCCGCAGGCGGTCAACCAGGCCCGCTCCTCGTTCGAGGAGAAGGTCCGGAAGGCGGGCGCGACCTTCCTCTACGGGGCGATGTGTGACTTCTTCACCGCGGAGGAACTCGACGACGTGATGTACGAGTCGACCGAGGTCGCGAAGTTCCTGCTGGAGGTCGAGGGCGTGGACCTCTCCGTCGAAGAGGAACTCGAGGCCGAAGAACGGATCTCGTCGGTGATGCGCGAGGTCCGCGAGGCGAGCGAGGAACTCCGCGAGCAGGAGACCGAATAA
- a CDS encoding magnesium transporter, with protein MLGHDTALDVYRQALPVILVSLVAGLFAGTLLGTETMREGIESVPGILLLLPAFLATRGGVYGSLGARLSSGLHQGLIDPHFEWNGRLRNAIVASFLNGMIVSVFIAVLAWGVLLALGRDGSLLELVVVLVIAALLSAFAMLGVLLTVIFKGYRRGLDPDNIIGPVVTTVGDVFGVAFLLIGIAVAGAVL; from the coding sequence ATGTTGGGCCACGACACCGCCCTCGACGTCTATCGGCAGGCGTTGCCGGTCATCCTCGTCAGCCTCGTGGCGGGTCTGTTCGCCGGCACGCTGCTCGGTACCGAGACGATGCGCGAGGGGATCGAGAGCGTCCCCGGAATCTTGCTCCTGTTGCCCGCCTTCCTCGCGACTCGCGGCGGCGTCTACGGGTCGCTCGGGGCCCGCCTCTCGAGCGGTCTCCATCAGGGGCTGATCGACCCGCACTTCGAGTGGAACGGCCGCCTCAGGAACGCGATCGTCGCCTCGTTCCTGAACGGGATGATCGTCTCCGTCTTCATCGCCGTCCTCGCGTGGGGCGTCCTGCTCGCGCTGGGGCGGGACGGAAGCCTGCTCGAACTCGTCGTCGTCCTGGTCATCGCAGCCCTGCTGAGTGCGTTCGCGATGCTCGGGGTGTTGCTCACCGTGATCTTCAAGGGCTACCGGCGCGGCCTCGACCCGGACAACATTATCGGCCCGGTCGTGACGACCGTCGGCGACGTTTTCGGCGTCGCGTTCTTGCTGATCGGCATCGCCGTCGCGGGGGCGGTGCTGTGA
- a CDS encoding lipoate--protein ligase family protein has translation MHVFRGRAGTIEADRDVSRHLLSVADDGEPAVRVWVPHRQVAFGRRDARLDGYDRAREAAREHGFPPVERSVGGRAVAYDGETTIAFARAEPIDDFREGTDERYDRLTGALECVLEEFGLEIDRGEPDDAFCPGTHSLSAIDAQGRRRKLVGIAQRVRRGAALVAGILLVAGREELASALADVYGALGVPLTPATVGSVQAAGGPGDPARIRTAIEDALVGDDHGSITVENVGEDADDDR, from the coding sequence ATGCACGTGTTCCGGGGACGGGCGGGGACGATCGAGGCGGATCGCGACGTGAGCCGGCACCTCCTCTCGGTCGCCGACGACGGCGAACCCGCGGTTCGCGTCTGGGTTCCCCACCGGCAGGTCGCGTTCGGCCGCCGAGACGCCCGTCTCGACGGCTACGATCGCGCCCGGGAGGCCGCCCGGGAGCACGGCTTCCCGCCCGTCGAGCGGAGCGTGGGCGGCCGGGCCGTCGCCTACGACGGCGAGACGACCATCGCGTTCGCCCGCGCCGAGCCGATCGACGACTTCCGGGAGGGGACCGACGAGCGGTACGATCGCCTCACGGGCGCACTCGAGTGCGTCCTCGAGGAGTTCGGCCTCGAGATCGATCGGGGTGAGCCCGACGACGCGTTCTGTCCGGGCACTCACTCGCTGTCGGCGATCGACGCACAGGGCCGACGGCGAAAACTCGTCGGGATCGCCCAGCGGGTCCGGCGCGGGGCCGCCCTCGTCGCCGGCATTCTGCTCGTGGCCGGCCGAGAGGAACTCGCGAGCGCCCTCGCCGACGTCTACGGGGCGCTCGGGGTTCCGCTGACCCCGGCGACCGTCGGGAGCGTGCAGGCCGCGGGCGGCCCCGGAGATCCAGCGCGGATCCGGACCGCGATCGAAGACGCCCTCGTCGGGGACGATCACGGCTCGATCACCGTCGAGAACGTCGGCGAGGACGCGGACGACGATCGGTGA